The Candidatus Roseilinea sp. sequence AGATCTGGGTCATCGCGTCAATCGCCGGCGTGAGTTTAGGGCGAGCTATTCTCTACTCTCTATTCTCTAATCTCTATTCTCTACTATCTCGATGGTTGTCGGTTTGATCGGTCATCCGGTGGCGCACAGCAAAAGCCCGCAAATGCAGCAGGCGGCGTTCGCCTACGTCGGGTTGAGCGACTGGCGCTACGAATTGTGGGACACGCCGCCGGAAGCCCTGCCGGCGCGCATGCGCGAGTTGGGCGAGCGCGAGGACATCGCCGGCTGCAACGTGACCCTCCCGCACAAACAGGCGGTGATGCCCTACCTCGACGCGGTGAGCCCACACGCGCGCGCCATCGGCGCAGTGAACACCCTCTTCAAACGCGGGCGCGCCCTGCTGGGCGATAACACCGACTGGATCGGCTTCCTGGCCGACTTGGCCTTTCACGGCGTGGATGTTCATGCCGAGACGCGAGCGTTGGTGCTGGGCGCCGGCGGTTCGGCGCGGGCAATTGTCTACGCGCTGGTGTCGCGGGGCGCGCGCGTGTGGATGCACAACCGCACGCCGGCCCGCGCCCAGCATCTGCTGGACGACCTAGCCCGTTCGCCCTACGCGCGCGAGGCGCGCGAGCGCTGCGCTGTGGTGGCCTCGCCGGTGGATTCAGCCTGTCAGACGGCCAACTTGATCGTCAACTGCACCGCCGTCGGCATGTGGCCGCACGAGGACGACTCGCCGTGGCCCGACCGCACGCCCTTCCCGGCCGGCGTCACACTCTACGACCTGGTGTACAAGCCGCGCCGGACGAAGCTGATGCGACAGGCCGAGGCTGCCGGCGCGCGCGCCATCGGCGGCATGGGCATGTTGGCCGAGCAAGGCGCGGCGGCGTTCGAGCGGTGGACGGGCGTGCCGGCTGCGCGCGTTTCGGCTATCATGCGGGAGGCGCTCCAAGATGCTTAGGTTCCTCACCGCCGGCGAATCGCACGGCCCATCGCTGACCGCCATCCTCGAAGGCATGCCCGCCGGCGTGCCGTTGCGCGCCGATGACATTGACCGCGACCTCGCCCGCCGCCAACAGGGCTACGGCAGCGGCGGACGGATGAAGATCGAGCGCGACCACGCGCGCATCACTGCCGGCGTGATGGCCGGCAAGACCACCGGCGGCCCCATCGCCTTCGTCGTCGAGAACCTCGACCACGCCAAATGGAAAGACCGCGACATCGAACCGATGACCATTCCGCGCCCCGGCCACGCCGACCTGACCGGCGCGGTGAAATACGGCTATCGCGAGCTACGCCTGGCGCTGGAGCGCGCCTCGGCGCGCGAGACGACCATGCGCGTCGCCGTCGGCGCGGCCTGTCGTGCGCTGCTGCGACAGTTCGGCGTCGTCGTCGGCGGCTACGTGGTCAGCATCGGCGAAGTGGAGACGCCCGACCACGCCTCGGCCGTGGACGCCGAGACCTACCTGCAGCGCTTTGCACAGGCCGAGGCCAGCGACGTGCGCTGCTATCACCCCCCCACCGCCGAGCGCATGCGCGCTCGCATCGCCGAGATCATCGCCGCGAAGGACACGCTGGGCGGCGTCGTCGAGGTGGTCGCGCTGCACGTGCCGCCCGGCCTCGGCAGCCATGTGCACTGGGATCGCCGCTTGAGCGCACGGTTGGCGCAGGTGGTGATGAGCGTGCACGCCGTCAAGGGCGTCGAGATCGGCGATGGCTTTGCCGAGGCGCGCCGGCCCGGCACCCAAGCGCAAGACCAGCTCTACACCGCCGATGGCATGATCCGCCAGCGCACCAATCACGCCGGCGGCCTGGAGGGCGGCATCACCAACGGCGCGCCGATCGTCGTGCGCGCTGCGCTCAAGCCCATCGCCACCACGCTCAACCCGCTTGACTCGGTGGACTTGGCCACCGGCCAGATGGTCAAGACGAAATACGAGCGGAGCGACTTTTGCCAGGTGCCGCGCGCCGTCCCGATCATCGAGGCGATGGTGTGCTTCGCCCTGGCCGATGCGCTCATCGAGAAGCTGGGCGGCGACTCGCTGGACGAAATGCGCCCGCGCTTCGCGGCGCTGCGCCGGCTGCGGCTGGACGATTTGCCGATGGACGCCCTACCCTGGCGCTTCGGCTATGAGTGATCGCCAAAGATGTGTGAGGACATCGCCGACCCTCCTCGCAACCTCATCCTCGCCGGCTTCATGGGCACGGGAAAGAGCACCGTCGGCCGGCTCTGCGCACAGCAGCTCGGGCTGCCCTTCGTGGACACCGACGAGGAGATCAGCCAACGCGAAGGGATGCCGATTCCGGCGATCTTCGCCTCGCGCGGCGAGGGCTATTTTCGCGCCCGCGAGCGCGCACTCGTCGCCGAGCTGAGCGCGCGCCGGAACTGCGTCATCGCCACCGGCGGCGGCATGATCGTGGACGACGACAACCGCGCAGCGCTGCTCCGCAGCGGCGTTGGCGTGTGTCTCACGGCGACGCCGGAGGTCATTGCGCAGCGCGTGGGCAGTGCGGCAGCCGCCGAGCGCCCGATGCTGCACAGCGACGACGTGATCGCACGCATTACGCAGCTCTTGCGCGAGCGCGCGCCCAAATACGCTCAGTTGCACTATTCGGTAGACACCGCTCAACGCGCCCCCGACGAGGTCGCCGCGTTGGTGTGCGAAGCCTACCGGCGCGAGCGCATCCGGATCGCGGTGGACGCGCCCGCAGCCAGCGCGCGCTACGACATCGTCATCGGCGAGGGCGCGCTGGACACGCTGGGATTCATGCTGGCCGGGCGCGGCTGGGCGCCGCCGTTCGCCGTGGTGAGCGATGCACACGTCGCCGCACGCTATGGCGAGCGCGTGCTGTGTGCGCTGGCGCGCGCCGGCCTGGACGGCTTTCTGCACGTCATGCCTGCCGGCGAGGCGCACAAGACGCTGGCCAGCGTCGAGGCCATGTATCGCGCCTTCAGCGCGCACGGCATGGAGCGCACGAGCGCCGTCATCGCGCTAGGCGGCGGCGTGGTGGGCGACACGGCCGGCTTCGCCTCGGCCACCTTCCTGCGCGGCGTGCCGCTCGTCCAGGTGCCCACCTCGCTGCTGGCAATGGCCGATTCCAGCATCGGTGGCAAGGTCGGCGTGGATACCGACTTTGGCAAGAACTTGGTCGGCGCGTTCAAACAACCTGATTTAGTGGTGGCCGACTTGAGCGTGCTGGCTTCGCTGCCGCCGCGCGAGCTGCGCTGCGGGCTGGCCGAAATCGTCAAAGCGGCCCTGCTCAGCGGCGGCGCAGCCTATGTGCGGTTGCGCGAGGCGGCGACGAGCGGCGCGTTGACCGATTGGCGCAGCCCGGCGCTGCTCAATGCGCTGGTGGACGCCATCCTGCTCAAGCGCGCGATGGTGCAAGCCGACCCATTCGAGCGCGGCCAGCGCGCCCTGCTGAATCTGGGCCACACCTTCGGCCACGGCCTGGAGGCGTGGAGCGGCTTTCGGCTGAAGCACGGCGAGGCGGTGGCGTTGGGCCTGGTCTGCGCCGCGCGGCTTTCGCATGCGATGGGCGTTTGCGAGGATGCGCTGGTGGCCGAAGTGATCGGCCTGCTGCGCAGCGTCGGCCTGCCGGCGGCGCTCGACGACGCGCGCGATGCGCTCGGCGGCCTGGCGTTTGCGCCGGACGCAGTGTGGCGCTACATGCTGAGCGACAAGAAGAAGCGCGCCGGCAAGCTGCGCTTCGTTCTGCTGCGCGCGCCGGGCGATGCCTTTGTGTGCGACGCCGTGCCGGAAAAGATGGCGCAAGACGCGCTGGCGTCGCTGAGATAAAAAACTCGAGGTCAACATGGAGAACACAGCGGACAGATCGCAGCGCCCAGCAGAGCCGCAACCAGCGAGCGACGCCGGTTCCGCAATGGCCGGCGCGCCGTATGCCATTCTCGTGCTGCACGGCCCCAACCTGAATTTGCTCGGCTTGCGCGAGCCGGATGTGTATGGCCGCGTCACGCTGGAGGACATCAACCGGCGCTTGCGCGAGCTGGCCGCGCAGCGCGGCGCTGCGCTGCGCATTGCACAGTCGAACCACGAGGGCGCCTTGATTGATGCCATCCACCACGCGCGCGCATGGGCGCACGGCATCCTGATCAACCCCGGCGGCCTGACGCACACCAGCGTCGCCCTGCGCGATGCAATTAGCGCGATCGCCTTGCCGTGCGTCGAAGTGCATCTCTCGAACGTGCACAAACGCGAGCCTTTCCGCCACCGCTCGTTCATCTCGCCGGTCGCCGTCGGCGTGATCGCCGGCTTTGGCTGGCGCAGCTACACATTGGGCTTGACGGCATTGCTGGACATCCTGGCTGAGCAGTCGCACAATCGGACCGATGGATGAAGCGGGGTTGATCCGCGCGGCGCAGCGCGGCGATGTGGCCGCGTTCAACCAACTGGTGCTGGCCTACCAGTCTCAGGTTTACAACGTCGCCTATCGCATCCTGGGCGAGCCGGCCGCAGCAGCCGACGCAGCACAGGAGGCGTTCCTCTCGGCGTTCACGCACATTAACGACTATCGCGGCGGTTCGTTCAAGGCCTGGCTGCTGCGCATCGTGACCAACGCCTGCTACGATGCGCTGCGCTATGCGCAACGCCGGCCGACTGCTTCGCTCGATGCCCGCGACGACGCCGACGAGGGGCGCAGCCTGGCCGAGGTGTTGCCCGCCGACGACGAGGACCCCCTGCACGCCGCCGAGCGCAGCGACCTGCGCCGCTTCATCGGGCGCGCCGCGTTGCAACTGCCGCCCGACCAGCGCATCACGTTTGTGCTGTCCGACGTGCAAGGCTTGAGCTATGAAGAAATTGCTGAGGTGATGCAGGTGTCGCTCGGCACGGTGAAGAGCCGGCTGAGCCGGGCGCGCGCCAAGCTGCGCGATGCCCTGCTGGCCCATGCGGAACTGCTGCCCGACGAGTTCCGTCAGTAATGGGAAGGACGATGACCGAAGACGAGCTGATCTCCGCTTACGTGGATGGCCGACTGAGCGAGGCCGAGCGCGCCGCGCTCGACGCGCGGATGGCGCAGGACGCAACGCTACGGCGCCGCGTCGCCGCGACGCATCTGCTCGTCCGCGAATCGCGCGCGCTGCCGGCGCTGCAACCACCGCGCAACTTCATCTTGCCGCTCGACGCCGGCCGAAAGACGGCTGTGCCCCAGCGGCGACGGTCCTCGTTCTCCCCGTGGCTCTTGCGGCTGGGTTCGCTGGCGGCGACGGCGCTGTTCGCCGCGCTGGTGGCGTCCGAGCTGGCGCGCCCTACCCCCTTCACCGCAACGCCTGCCGTCGCCCCGGCGGCTGCGCCCGCTCTGGAGATGCCAACGCAACGCGAGTTGACGACGCCCGCCGAACCGGCAGCCGAGATGGCGCCGGCGGCGCAGCCGATGCAGAGCGAAGCTGCGCCGGCTGCCCCGATTCAAGCCGCTGCTGCGCCCGAGGCTAAAGCTGAATCGGCAGACGCGGCGACAGCGGCCGTCGTTGCGCCCGAGCCTGCGCCTGCGCCGTCGGCCGCCGGGCCGATCACGCCAACGCGCCTGTTGGCTGCGATTGCGCTGCTTGCCGCTATCGCCCTGGGCCTGCTGGGCTGGGTGAGGCGGTGAGACCGCGTCCGGCCCCTTGTGCGCGTGCGAGCGCTTCTATAATCCGCTGGTCAATGACGGGTCGAGCCGCTTTGAGCGATTCGACCGGCAAGCATCCAGGTTTCATCATGCGGAACTTTATCTCTCAGCGTGTTGCGTCTGTCCCCCCTTCCGGCATCCGGCGTTTCTTCGACATCGCCGCCACCATGCCCGATGTGATCTCGCTGGGCATCGGCGAGCCGGACTTCGTCACGCCGACGCCGATCCTCAACGAGGGCATCGCCTCGCTGGAGCGAGGCGAGACGGCCTACACCAGCAACTCCGGCTTGATCGAGCTGCGCCGCGCGCTCAGCGCGCACCTGGCCCGACTCTACGGCGTGGAATACGATCCGGAGACCGAGCTGCTGATCACCGTCGGTGTGAGCGAGGCGCTGTATCTCGCCTTGACGGCGATCGTTGACCCCGGCGACGAGGTCATCGTGCCGCAGCCGTGCTTCGTGTCCTATGCGCCGGGGGTGGTCTTCGCCGGCGGCGTGGCCGTCCCCCTCCCGACGCGCGTCGAGCACGAGTTCCAGGTGACAGGTGAGGAGATCGCCGCGCACATCACGCCGAAGACCAAGGCGATCCTGATCGGCTACCCCAACAACCCCACCGGCGCGGTGATGAGCCGCGCGCGGCTGATGGAGATCGCCCACCTGGCAGAGCAGCATGACCTGGTCGTCATCAGCGACGAGATTTACGATCGCTTGGTGTACGGCGTGTCACACGTGTGCTTCGCCGCGCTGCCGGGCATGCAGGCGCGCACGATCCTGCTGGGCGGCTTCAGCAAGGACTACGCCATGACCGGCTGGCGCATCGGCTACGCAGCGGCGCCGGCGGAGCTGCTAGCCGCGATGCGCAAGGTGCACCAATACACCATCATGTCTGCGCCGACCACCGGCCAACATGCTGCGCTGGCTGCGCTCCAGGAGGGCGAGGAGCATGTGCAGCGGATGGTGGCCGAATACGACCGGCGGCGCAAGCTGATCGTGAGCGGGTGTAACGCCCTGGGGCTGGACTGCTTCGAGCCGCGCGGCGCGTTCTACGCCTTCCCCTCGGTCGCTCGGACCGGCATGAGCGACGAGGCATTCGCCGAGAAGTTGCTGCTGGAGGAACAGGTCGCCGTAGTGCCGGGCAGCGCGTTCGGCGCAGGTGGGGCCGGATACGTGCGCATGGCCTACGCCCAATCCTACGAGAAGATCGAACAGGCGCTTGAGCGTATCCATCGCTTCATGCGGCGGCACGGATGACGCGACGCTCAACCGTCCCCGACGATACGCTCAGCCGGCACGCACCCTCACACCGCCCACAGCGTGGCGATGCCCAGTCGCCGGATGAGCCGCGCGACTCCTCCTCCCTTAGCTCAAAGACTTCACCGCGTTGCCGCGGATGAGCCCAGCGCTTTGCGATGTGCCGGCGCTGACGTGCGCCAGATGACCGCGCGCCGAACCGGATGTATCATCGCCTCTAAGCCGGTCACGTGGACAAGATGAACGCGAGGTTGTGGCATAGCCTGGGTGGTCGTCTGCAACGCGCATCGCTCGCTGAGCGTGCGCTGCGCAAGGTTTTCAACTGAGCAACTCTATGACAAAAGCGCCGACGAACGGTCAAGGCGCAATGCTTGAGATGCGCCAAACGATCTACGTGGTGGGTCACAAAAACCCCGACACGGACGCTGTCGCATCGGCCATTGGCTACGCCTGGCTGCTGCGCGAGCGCGACGGGATGGAGACAGTGGCCACGCGCGCCGGATCGGTAAACGCGCAGACTCGATTCGCGCTGGATCACTTCGGCGCGCCGCCGCCGATGCTGCTGGAAGATGCGTCGCCGCGCTTCGAGGCGATCGTCAATCGAATTGACCCGCTCACGCCGGATACGCCGCTCTCGGCAGCCTGGCAGCTCTCGGCCAAGACGCACCGCGCCGCGCCGATCGTCGAAGCGGACGGCACGCCGGTCGGCCTGGTCACCGGCCAGTCGGTGTTTGGCTACTTATCGCAGCGGCTGGATATGACCTACGCCGTATTCGGCAAGCTGATCGCCATCCCCTGCGGCGAGGCATGCGATACCGACGTGCCGAAGTTCGCACTGACCGATCGTATCAGCGACCACCGCGAGCGGGTGATGCGCACCCAGCGCGATGACTTCTGGGTGGTGGACAGCAACGGCAAATACGCCGGCATCTGTACGCGCGCCGACATGCTGCACCCGCCGCGCATCAAGCTGGTGCTGGTGGATCACAACGAGCCGGGGCAAGCGGTGAACGGCCTGGCCGAGGCCGAGCTGGTGGAGGTGCTCGACCATCATCGCCTGGGCACGATCAACACGAACACGCCGATCGCCTTTCACGTGGATGTCGTCGGCTCGTGCTCGACGTTGGTCGCCGAGCGCGCCCAGGCTGCGCGGCTGACGCCGCCGCAGGAAGTGGCCGGCATGCTGTTGTCGGGGCTGCTCAGCGATACGCTGGCCTTCAAGTCGCCCACCACCACCCCGCGCGACTGCAATGCAGCGATCTGGCTAGCCAAGCACGCCTTCGGCGCAGAGGACGCCGAAGGCAAGATGCGCAAGTTCGCCGAAGCCCTGTTGCAAGCCGGCGCGGATGTGAGCGGCCGCTCGGCGCAAGATATGGTGCAGGCCGACCTCAAGCTCTTCGAGTCCGGCTCGGTCAAGTTCGGCGTGGCTCAGGTCGAAGTGACGAGCTTCAACGCGATCCTGCCACGCATGGACGAGATTCGCGCCGCGCTGAAAGCGTTGCAAGAGCAGCGCGGCCTGAACTTCGTCGCGCTGATGATCACCGACATCGTCGAGAACAACAGCTTGCTGGCCGGCGTGGGCGAGGCGCGCTTCTTCGAGCGCCTGCCGTTCTCGCGCAAGGCAGACGGCGTGTGGGACATGCCCGGCGTGGTCTCGCGCAAGAAGCAGTTGCTGCCCACGTTGCTCGGCATGCTCCAGGGCTGATTCCGCCGCCCGCTTCACCCCAGCCGGCCAAACTCTTTCTCGATCTGCTTGAGGCCGACATAGATCATGGTCGGGCGACCGTGCGGGCAGGTACGCGGCGATTCGCACGCCTCCAGGTCGCGCACCAGCGCCTGCATTTCGGCGAACGAGAGCACGCGCCCAGCCTTGACCGCCATGCGCTTGCACACGCGGCGCAACACGCGCGCCTCCAGGTCTTTGCGCAGCGCGGCGTCCCCCATCTCCAGGTCGGCCACGATCTCGCGCAGCGCCGTAGCGATGTCGTCCTGAACCATCAACGCCGGCACGGCGCGCACCAGGAAGGTATTGCCGCCGAACGGCGCAATGTCGAAGCCGAGGTCGTGTAACATGTCGAGCTGCTCTTCCAGCAGATGGACGCTCTCAGCAGGGAGGGTCACCGGCACGGGGTCGAGCAGATGCTGCGACGGCAGCGCGCCGAGTTCGTGCTGCGCCAACAGTCGCTCCCACAGCACGCGCTCGTGGGCGGCGTGCTGGTCTATCAGATACAAGCCCTCCGGCCCCTCGGCCAGGATGTAGCTTTCGGCGAGCTGGCCGAGGATGCGGAGCGCCGGCAAGTTCTGCGTTCTAGGCGGCGAAGGTTGGGGCAAGGGCGCGCTCGAAGCGGCAGCGCCGGTGACAGGCACGTCGCCGCCAAGCGCGCCGGCTTGCCGAGCGATGCCGACACGCTCCCACGCCTCGCTGCCGGTCAGCGGTGGTTGGGCCGTGGGCTTGACGATGCTCGGCGTCGCGTCGGTGGCGACGAGAGCGGCAGCGCCTGACTCCTGACGGTCATTCGGCCACTGGCTCAGCAGCGATGGCGGCGCCGGCGGCGTGATGTTGTCCAGCAAGGCGCGTCGCACGGCGCGCTGCACCGCGCTGAAAACGGCGTCGGCATCGCGGAAGCGCACTTCGGCTTTCGCCGGATGCACGTTCACGTCCACCTCCGCAGGCGGCACGCGCACCATGATGACGGCTACCGGGTAGCGTCCCGTCATCAGCAGCGTGTGATAGGCTTGGACAACAGCGTAGCTCAGCTTGGCGTCTTGAACTGGCCGGCCGTTCACGAACAGCGTGATCTTGCTCCGGTTGGCATGATCGAGCGTGGGCAGCGACGCATAGCCGCAC is a genomic window containing:
- the aroE gene encoding shikimate dehydrogenase (NADP(+)): MVVGLIGHPVAHSKSPQMQQAAFAYVGLSDWRYELWDTPPEALPARMRELGEREDIAGCNVTLPHKQAVMPYLDAVSPHARAIGAVNTLFKRGRALLGDNTDWIGFLADLAFHGVDVHAETRALVLGAGGSARAIVYALVSRGARVWMHNRTPARAQHLLDDLARSPYAREARERCAVVASPVDSACQTANLIVNCTAVGMWPHEDDSPWPDRTPFPAGVTLYDLVYKPRRTKLMRQAEAAGARAIGGMGMLAEQGAAAFERWTGVPAARVSAIMREALQDA
- the aroC gene encoding chorismate synthase, yielding MLRFLTAGESHGPSLTAILEGMPAGVPLRADDIDRDLARRQQGYGSGGRMKIERDHARITAGVMAGKTTGGPIAFVVENLDHAKWKDRDIEPMTIPRPGHADLTGAVKYGYRELRLALERASARETTMRVAVGAACRALLRQFGVVVGGYVVSIGEVETPDHASAVDAETYLQRFAQAEASDVRCYHPPTAERMRARIAEIIAAKDTLGGVVEVVALHVPPGLGSHVHWDRRLSARLAQVVMSVHAVKGVEIGDGFAEARRPGTQAQDQLYTADGMIRQRTNHAGGLEGGITNGAPIVVRAALKPIATTLNPLDSVDLATGQMVKTKYERSDFCQVPRAVPIIEAMVCFALADALIEKLGGDSLDEMRPRFAALRRLRLDDLPMDALPWRFGYE
- a CDS encoding shikimate kinase, with protein sequence MCEDIADPPRNLILAGFMGTGKSTVGRLCAQQLGLPFVDTDEEISQREGMPIPAIFASRGEGYFRARERALVAELSARRNCVIATGGGMIVDDDNRAALLRSGVGVCLTATPEVIAQRVGSAAAAERPMLHSDDVIARITQLLRERAPKYAQLHYSVDTAQRAPDEVAALVCEAYRRERIRIAVDAPAASARYDIVIGEGALDTLGFMLAGRGWAPPFAVVSDAHVAARYGERVLCALARAGLDGFLHVMPAGEAHKTLASVEAMYRAFSAHGMERTSAVIALGGGVVGDTAGFASATFLRGVPLVQVPTSLLAMADSSIGGKVGVDTDFGKNLVGAFKQPDLVVADLSVLASLPPRELRCGLAEIVKAALLSGGAAYVRLREAATSGALTDWRSPALLNALVDAILLKRAMVQADPFERGQRALLNLGHTFGHGLEAWSGFRLKHGEAVALGLVCAARLSHAMGVCEDALVAEVIGLLRSVGLPAALDDARDALGGLAFAPDAVWRYMLSDKKKRAGKLRFVLLRAPGDAFVCDAVPEKMAQDALASLR
- the aroQ gene encoding 3-dehydroquinate dehydratase, whose protein sequence is MENTADRSQRPAEPQPASDAGSAMAGAPYAILVLHGPNLNLLGLREPDVYGRVTLEDINRRLRELAAQRGAALRIAQSNHEGALIDAIHHARAWAHGILINPGGLTHTSVALRDAISAIALPCVEVHLSNVHKREPFRHRSFISPVAVGVIAGFGWRSYTLGLTALLDILAEQSHNRTDG
- a CDS encoding RNA polymerase subunit sigma-24, whose product is MDEAGLIRAAQRGDVAAFNQLVLAYQSQVYNVAYRILGEPAAAADAAQEAFLSAFTHINDYRGGSFKAWLLRIVTNACYDALRYAQRRPTASLDARDDADEGRSLAEVLPADDEDPLHAAERSDLRRFIGRAALQLPPDQRITFVLSDVQGLSYEEIAEVMQVSLGTVKSRLSRARAKLRDALLAHAELLPDEFRQ
- a CDS encoding aminotransferase, which translates into the protein MRNFISQRVASVPPSGIRRFFDIAATMPDVISLGIGEPDFVTPTPILNEGIASLERGETAYTSNSGLIELRRALSAHLARLYGVEYDPETELLITVGVSEALYLALTAIVDPGDEVIVPQPCFVSYAPGVVFAGGVAVPLPTRVEHEFQVTGEEIAAHITPKTKAILIGYPNNPTGAVMSRARLMEIAHLAEQHDLVVISDEIYDRLVYGVSHVCFAALPGMQARTILLGGFSKDYAMTGWRIGYAAAPAELLAAMRKVHQYTIMSAPTTGQHAALAALQEGEEHVQRMVAEYDRRRKLIVSGCNALGLDCFEPRGAFYAFPSVARTGMSDEAFAEKLLLEEQVAVVPGSAFGAGGAGYVRMAYAQSYEKIEQALERIHRFMRRHG
- the mutL gene encoding DNA mismatch repair protein MutL; this encodes MPIHILPDDLVARIAAGEVVERPASVVKELVENAIDAGATDIRIECAEGGKRLIRVTDNGSGIPAAEAALAFAHHATSKLASADDLAAIHTLGFRGEALASIASVSQVTCITRHADEASGTLLRFDGGRLIAQERIGRTPGTTMTVEHLFVRVPARLKFLKSTQTERGHIDGIVTRYALAYPHIRFTLAHDGRVSFQSLGTGRLRDVLVDVYGADAAAQMVEVGAATPESPDSLIQVCGYASLPTLDHANRSKITLFVNGRPVQDAKLSYAVVQAYHTLLMTGRYPVAVIMVRVPPAEVDVNVHPAKAEVRFRDADAVFSAVQRAVRRALLDNITPPAPPSLLSQWPNDRQESGAAALVATDATPSIVKPTAQPPLTGSEAWERVGIARQAGALGGDVPVTGAAASSAPLPQPSPPRTQNLPALRILGQLAESYILAEGPEGLYLIDQHAAHERVLWERLLAQHELGALPSQHLLDPVPVTLPAESVHLLEEQLDMLHDLGFDIAPFGGNTFLVRAVPALMVQDDIATALREIVADLEMGDAALRKDLEARVLRRVCKRMAVKAGRVLSFAEMQALVRDLEACESPRTCPHGRPTMIYVGLKQIEKEFGRLG